The Sporosarcina sp. Te-1 DNA window GACTGCTGTTTATCATGAAGATGCGCTCCGTGGCGGGCCAGCTCCATTAATTCTTTATGGATATGGATCATATGGTGCAAACAGCGATCCACGTTTTGATCCCTATCGTCTTCCACTTTTAGAAAAAGGTATCGTGTTCGTCACTGCGCAAGTGCGTGGCGGTTCCGAAATGGGTCGGGGTTGGTATGAAGACGGAAAAATGCAGAATAAGCGAAACACCTTCACCGACTTTATTGCCGCAGCTAAGCACCTGATTGACGAAGGCTACACAACGTCAAGCCAAATGGCGGCACGTGGCGGAAGTGCGGGCGGCTTGCTCGTCGGTGCGGTCGCGAACATGGCCGGCGAGCTATTCAAAGTCATCGTTCCGGCGGTGCCGTTCGTCGATGTTGTCACGACGATGCTCGATACATCCATTCCTCTTACGACGCTGGAGTGGGATGAATGGGGGAATCCACAAAAAGCGGAGGACTATTTTTATATGAAGTCCTATAGCCCTTATGACAATGTCCAAGCGAAGGACTATCCACACCTGTATATCACGACCGGCCTGAACGACCCGCGCGTCGGCTATTGGGAACCTGCCAAATGGGTCGCTCGCCTCAGAACGTTGAAAACCGACAACAACATCCTCGTCATGAAAACGAACATGGGCGCCGGCCATTTCGGTGCATCCGGCCGATTCAACCATCTGAAAGAAGCGGCGGAATGCTATGCATTTGTTCTCGATAGACTAGGCGTCACAAGTGATATGGAAGCAGCAAACTCCCGTTAATTGGGAGTTTGCTTTTTTACTATTCCTTTATCTCAATCTTCACATTTCCTTCAATGTAGTTCGGATAGGATGAAAACTCCAGATACAGCGGATTTTGATAGTCATCCGTTTCAAATGTGATGCCGTATCGCTTGGCATCATTCCCTTCACTGGAAATCGAACTGGATGATATCACCACATTTTTCCCATTCTCGTCTGTTATCTCCGCGACTAAATCATGGCGGTGTTCTAAAATATTTTGACCTTTTAGTAGTATTTCAACATGATTCCTCGTCATTTTTACCACTTCTAGATTGCCGTTTTTCGGTATATCAATTACCTCAGCATCGTCCGTATTTATAACGAGGGCTGACTCTGTTTTATCGAGAGCCTGCAGCTTATTAATTTGCAAATAAAGCTTGTCGGGCTGCTGAAAGTAATTGCTTTGCAAATAATAGGTGGTGTGATTCTCTGATTTCGAGGCGGAAACCCCGTTCGTAATAGATCCCCATACTTCACCTTTTTCATCCACTAACCGCATATCTTCGAAATGTAATAGCCTCATCGAGTTTTCTTTGTTAAACGAAACAGTAACAGCCGTACGCAATGGATAAATCACAATTTCCTCAATCGTGAACTTTTGCGACTCAATCTCACCCTCCTGATTCACCTGAATGATCTTCCCCTCTTTAACATTCTCCTGCAATTTGAACGGCAAAGAGAAAGAAATAGTTTCTCCTCGGTAAGCAGTCTCCACATCTAATATGAAGGAAAGATTTGAGAAAATTACAGGCTCTGAAAATTGATAATTAATCCGTTCTGCGTATTGCTTCACTTCATCAATGTTTGGATGACCGTATGAAAATCCTCCTGGTGGAATACCCTGATCATTCTTCAAATCAACGGATTTTATTTCAAAGGATTGTAACTCTTTTTTTGACTCGATCGTATAGAAAATATCCATTCCTGATTCATCCAAAATGACCCCTTTAATTGTCATTGTCAGACCATCCACTGTTTGAGAAACATCCACCTTTTGATCATATTCATGTTGAAAAACGGCATGTAAGCCTTTGTCATTTTGAATCAAATGAACGAATTTCTCCATGCCTGGGATAGAAGCGACAGCACTTGCGAATGCCGGTGATACGCGGATAGAGGTGACGAATGTCAGAAATAGAAGCACTGCCGTAATCATTGACCACGAGATTCGTCTTCGTTTCTTCCTCTTATGAAATGTTTCTCGCTTAGCCCGTTCCCATCCTGCTTGAATTGCTTGATCCCCCTCATCTAAGGGAAGTGGGAGTCGGTTCAAGTGATCCTTCATCTTTTTGAGATCCGCCTCTTCTTTTTCATACACGATCCATCCCTCCTTTACCTAAAAAGTGATTTCGCAGCGACCGCAATATTTTATGCAGTCTTGATTTAACTGTGCCTTCCGGTATATTGGATAGTACGGCAATTTCTTTGATTTTTACGTCTTGAAAATATTTCAAATAAATCAATTGCTGTTCTTCTTTCGACAATGTGGCAAGCGCTTCTTCCATTTCCAAACAGGATGGATCTTCTATTCCTATTGTCTCCAATTGATCATCAGAGGCCACAAAGCGTTCTCTTTGTTTCAATTGATCTTGGCAGTAGTTCATCATGATGCGGATCAACCACGTCTTGAGATATGCGGGCTCCCGTACAGTTTGAAACTTTTTAAACGCACGGTAGGTCACTTCCTGAAGCGCTTCCAATGCATCGTGCTCATTTTTCAAAAAAGCCATAGCCGTACGAAGGAGCGGTTCCTTATGAATGTGCATGATTGCCAGAAAGGAATCATCATCCCCTGCAATCGCTTTTTCGGCTATCTCTTTCTCATTCATGACAACACCTCATTATCCCTTCTCCTCCATTAGACTGTGAAATGAGGGAAAAGTTCAATTTATTTTTCATACCTACTACATATCAGAAAGAAGGAATGCCCGTGACTACTATGGTAGATCAATTGATGAGAGAGCACTTTAACGGCCTTACTCTGAGACCGCCTTTATTTTATTCCTGGTACAATGGCATCCGCTTTGAGATCTCGATGCCTTGGGCTAACCGAGATGATTGTGCAAATAGCAAACAAATTGAAGAAAGAGTGGTCGCTCTATTTTCCCGGATTTTTCAAGAGGAAGATGATCTTCTGCTCATCACCGATATTCATTGCGAAAGGAAGGATTACACGCTACGAAAAAAACCAACGAAGGTGTACCAAAAGTATGTAAAAGAGAAGAATGTGAGGAGAAAGCTGCGGCATACGGTAATGACCAGTGTCTTTGCCGACCAACTAGAGGAGGAAAACGTAGAGGATCAGGTCACTCATCGTTTCACGCTTGCCTGTAAAAAAAGGGACATTCGATGCCCTCAATTACTATCCGCCATAACATACGAAGATTTTGCCCATCCTACACAAATTTTGAAAGGGCGCTCCAAATTAGGAATTGATATTTACTTCATTAATTTGACGACAAAAATGATTTTCCACTTATACGATGACCGGGGCTGTGACGTAATTGCTGCAAACTTGGAAGAGCTGCGCCCTTTATATAATAGTTTTAACGGTTGGATTCTTGATTATGATCGGGAACGGATTGAGGAATTAATGAGTGGGGTGGGCGTAAAAAGAAAATAGAGGAAGGAAACGTTTAATCATTATGCCTTCCTCTTTATGATTTAGTTCATCTACCATTCACTTTCTTTCTATGTTCTTTTAACAGTGCTTCTATCTCGTTTTTTACATTTTCTATTAACGTATCAACCGTATCTACTAAAGAAACTAATACAGTCTTCACAAAGCCTTGTTCAAATTGATCTAATGGTTCTGGGAGTTCTTCTTCATCTAAAATAAAGCAATCCCCGTTCGGGAGTACCAAAATATCAATAATCAAATCTTCAAAGGACACGACCTCGTCTGTTACAAGCGTATTTCGGACAATATTAAAATAGGAACCCAAATATTTTCCCTCTTTATCTATCCAGTAATAAAAATTATACGGTTTATCAACCCAATAGGAGGCAATCGTGTAACTGCCTTTAGGAATTGTTAGTTCAACTTGATCTGCCTTCATAGTAAAGGACTTTTCAATTTCATGAAAAAGCATGATTTTATCCTGTTCCACCTTAAGCGGCTTACATATATGATCTACAGTGGTTGAATCGAAGCAGACCTTTCTTTCGATGATAGTCTTATCAGTTGGTACCGTTAACGTTTGCATCTACAATCCCTCATTTACTGCCCACATTGGATAGTTTTTTTTGCCAAAGCTTCTGCTTGTACTTTACCATTCCAATGTAAAATATATCATATTGCTCATTCAACTGGCACCATCACTCTTAAAACGAAAATTCATACCCCATATAATTAAATGATCGACAAAACCCCAGACGTTCCGCCACTGCGATAGATGGTTTATTACCATCCATGCAGTCCCAATATGGAACCCTGTTATTCTCAAAACAATCTTTTATAAAACGGTGGGCTGCTATTTGAGCTAATTTTTTCCCTTGATGGGCCTGTAACGTTTCAATACCGATGCACTGTATATTTTCAAAAACAAAACTTGAGGAACAGATACTAACAATTTCATCATCATATACAATGCAATAACCAATTCCCTCACTTAAAAAATGGTCGGCTGATGACCAAGACCAAACGATCGTGTCGTGTAAAAAATCAATGTTCTTAATTGAGTCATTTTGGTTTTCATAGAGAGTCTTAGTTATTTTATGAATCGTATATCCTTGTTCCAGTGTTGGCTCGCTTGCTTGGTTATAATTTTCCTTTGGCAGCCCATACACTCGCTGAAGCCAACTTCCTACTTTAACTTTACGATGTGTAAATAATCTTTTTATCGTGTTATCCCATTTCGAATGATTGCCGACCCCTTCAAACCATTTTAGTCCTACTTTTTCTGCGTCTGGTACAATAACTGAATCGATAAATGCATTCAGTTCATTGTTGAACTGCTTATTATTTTCATCTCCAATAAAAATGAAACCATCGTGATTTCCTAACCAAATTAAACCTGAAGTTGGTGCTTGAGGATTATCTACAAAAACCCGCCCAGGATTCGTTCCGGCAATGATTGCTTTCGCCTCTACCTGTCCTTGCTCATTTAGTATTGTTAGGCATTTATGA harbors:
- a CDS encoding DUF4179 domain-containing protein, translating into MYEKEEADLKKMKDHLNRLPLPLDEGDQAIQAGWERAKRETFHKRKKRRRISWSMITAVLLFLTFVTSIRVSPAFASAVASIPGMEKFVHLIQNDKGLHAVFQHEYDQKVDVSQTVDGLTMTIKGVILDESGMDIFYTIESKKELQSFEIKSVDLKNDQGIPPGGFSYGHPNIDEVKQYAERINYQFSEPVIFSNLSFILDVETAYRGETISFSLPFKLQENVKEGKIIQVNQEGEIESQKFTIEEIVIYPLRTAVTVSFNKENSMRLLHFEDMRLVDEKGEVWGSITNGVSASKSENHTTYYLQSNYFQQPDKLYLQINKLQALDKTESALVINTDDAEVIDIPKNGNLEVVKMTRNHVEILLKGQNILEHRHDLVAEITDENGKNVVISSSSISSEGNDAKRYGITFETDDYQNPLYLEFSSYPNYIEGNVKIEIKE
- a CDS encoding DUF402 domain-containing protein → MQTLTVPTDKTIIERKVCFDSTTVDHICKPLKVEQDKIMLFHEIEKSFTMKADQVELTIPKGSYTIASYWVDKPYNFYYWIDKEGKYLGSYFNIVRNTLVTDEVVSFEDLIIDILVLPNGDCFILDEEELPEPLDQFEQGFVKTVLVSLVDTVDTLIENVKNEIEALLKEHRKKVNGR
- a CDS encoding DUF3885 domain-containing protein is translated as MVDQLMREHFNGLTLRPPLFYSWYNGIRFEISMPWANRDDCANSKQIEERVVALFSRIFQEEDDLLLITDIHCERKDYTLRKKPTKVYQKYVKEKNVRRKLRHTVMTSVFADQLEEENVEDQVTHRFTLACKKRDIRCPQLLSAITYEDFAHPTQILKGRSKLGIDIYFINLTTKMIFHLYDDRGCDVIAANLEELRPLYNSFNGWILDYDRERIEELMSGVGVKRK
- a CDS encoding GNAT family N-acetyltransferase — protein: MKNVISELKKSEFHKCLTILNEQGQVEAKAIIAGTNPGRVFVDNPQAPTSGLIWLGNHDGFIFIGDENNKQFNNELNAFIDSVIVPDAEKVGLKWFEGVGNHSKWDNTIKRLFTHRKVKVGSWLQRVYGLPKENYNQASEPTLEQGYTIHKITKTLYENQNDSIKNIDFLHDTIVWSWSSADHFLSEGIGYCIVYDDEIVSICSSSFVFENIQCIGIETLQAHQGKKLAQIAAHRFIKDCFENNRVPYWDCMDGNKPSIAVAERLGFCRSFNYMGYEFSF
- a CDS encoding sigma-70 family RNA polymerase sigma factor, with the protein product MNEKEIAEKAIAGDDDSFLAIMHIHKEPLLRTAMAFLKNEHDALEALQEVTYRAFKKFQTVREPAYLKTWLIRIMMNYCQDQLKQRERFVASDDQLETIGIEDPSCLEMEEALATLSKEEQQLIYLKYFQDVKIKEIAVLSNIPEGTVKSRLHKILRSLRNHFLGKGGMDRV